The Verrucomicrobiia bacterium genomic sequence ATGTTACGACGTCCCCCATTGGATGGGGGAGCAGTTACTCGGGGATGCAGCGGCGGTGCAACAGATCAATGAGGTTATGACCCATCTTTGGTACCCAGACGGTACTGTGATGCGGGTACGAGTGGACGAAGTTCAATTTTCATGATTCCAGTACCACAGTTGAAGGCGAACTTGAGTCTGGCTCTACGGGAGTGGTGGGAAGATGGTGCACGGATGGCCAAGCCAGAGGTGATTGCTGCCCGCAGGAGGCTTTGCGCTCAATGTGATTTTTGGCAGGGTGCAGTATGTTTGCAGTGCGGTTGCACTGGGGCGAAATGGCTACTTAAAACCTCCATCTGCCCTATTGGCAAGTGGTGATGTTGCTAATTTTTTTGGCACTTTTGCTCAAAGCTGTTGGCATTTTACAGAAATGCAAAATGCAAAGTGCAAAGTGCAAAATGCAAAATGCAAAATGGGGGAGGCCGGGGCGCGGGGGGAAGGGGCGCGGGGGGGATCGTAATCCAGGGGGAGAGAGGAGGGGGGAGGAGGATACCGCTTGACAAGGGCGTGAGGCTGGCGCAAGAAGCGCACCATGCATTCCGTAACTGCCACACGCATGGGGGGCGCCCGGTGCCTGGGCAGGGGGCTTTTGTTATGAGACGTCTTTTTCGCCGCAAGGATATCCGGCACATGCAGGCCGAGGCGTTGAACAGCCAGCATTTGCGCCGCGCGCTGGGGCCGGGGAATCTGGTGATGCTGGGGATTGGGGCCATCATTGGGACGGGGATTTTTGTGTTGACGGGGACGGTGGCGGCGGTGCACGCGGGGCCGGCGGTGGTGTTGTCGTTTGTGCTGGCGGGGTTGGCGGCGGTGTTTGCGGCGTTTTGTTACAGTGAGTTTGCGTCGCTGGTGCCGATGTCGGGGAGCGCGTATGCGTATGGGTACGCGACGCTGGGGGAGTTTTTTGCGTGGATCATCGGGTGGGATTTGATCTTGGAGTATGCGGTGGGGGCGATCACGGTGGCGATTGGGTGGTCGGGGTATGTGGTGAGTTTTCTGCATGGGATTGGGGTGCCTCTGCCGCCGGAGATATGCGCGCCCACCGGGACGGTGGTGAAGCTGGCGGACGGGACGCAGGCGGTGGCGTGGGTGAATTTGCCGGCGGTGTTGATTGTGCTGGTGATCACGACGCTGCTGGTGATTGGGATCAAGGAGTCGGCGCGGTTCAATAATTTCATCGTGATCATCAAGCTGACGGTGATCATGGTGTTTATTTTTGGGGCGATGTGGGCGGTCAGCCCGGCGCACTGGACGCCGTTCATTCCGCCGTACGAAAGCCCGCGGCATTTTGGGTGGTCGGGGGTGTTGGCGGGGGCGCAGATTGTGTTTTTTGCATACATTGGTTTTGACGCGGTGAGCACGGCGGCGCAGGAGGCGCGGAATCCGCAGCGGGACATGCCGATTGGGATTATTGGGTCGCTGTTGATCTGCACGCTGCTGTACATCGTGGTATCGGGGATCGCCACGGGGGTGGTGCCGTACCGGGAGCTGGATGTGGCGGATCCGATTGCGCTGGTGGCGGATCGCGCGGGGATGGGTTTCATGGCCGATTTGATCAAGATTGGGGCGATTGCGGGGTTGTCGTCGGTGATTTTGGTGATGTTGTACGGGCAGTCGCGGGTGTTTTGGGCGATGTCGAGTGACGGGCTGCTGCCGCCGTTTGTGAACAAGGTGCATC encodes the following:
- a CDS encoding amino acid permease, which translates into the protein MRRLFRRKDIRHMQAEALNSQHLRRALGPGNLVMLGIGAIIGTGIFVLTGTVAAVHAGPAVVLSFVLAGLAAVFAAFCYSEFASLVPMSGSAYAYGYATLGEFFAWIIGWDLILEYAVGAITVAIGWSGYVVSFLHGIGVPLPPEICAPTGTVVKLADGTQAVAWVNLPAVLIVLVITTLLVIGIKESARFNNFIVIIKLTVIMVFIFGAMWAVSPAHWTPFIPPYESPRHFGWSGVLAGAQIVFFAYIGFDAVSTAAQEARNPQRDMPIGIIGSLLICTLLYIVVSGIATGVVPYRELDVADPIALVADRAGMGFMADLIKIGAIAGLSSVILVMLYGQSRVFWAMSSDGLLPPFVNKVHPRFRTPWLTSIVTGLLVAFFAMILPVKEAGELCSMGTLLAFVIVGVGVVVLRVREPHLPRAFKCPAVWFVGPMAALSAGTLMAFASPTAWKRLIIWLLIGLVIYFSYSRHRSKLAHGQPPNGAVTPPAGGG